Proteins encoded in a region of the Xiphophorus couchianus chromosome 11, X_couchianus-1.0, whole genome shotgun sequence genome:
- the LOC114153841 gene encoding cornifelin homolog B-like — protein MEKIVIRQPHQDPVDVPNSHEWGSGICNCTEDMKSCCLGFWCCPCFACMTSKEHGECLCLPLLEFFRAWLSPITMSMRTSVRERYNIEGSVAMDCVCATFCTPCVWCQISREMQRRKRDVVLVNAKTV, from the exons ATGGAAAAAATCGTGATCCGCCAGCCTCACCAAGACCCAGTGGATGTCCCAAACTCTCATGAGTGGGGGAGCGGCATCTGTAACTGCACGGAAGACATGAAATCAT GCTGTCTTGGCTTCTGGTGCTGCCCCTGCTTTGCCTGCATGACTTCCAAAGAGCATGGCGAGTGTCTCTGTCTCCCCCTGCTGGAGTTCTTTAGAGCTTGGTTGTCGCCCATCACCATGTCCATGAGGACCAGCGTGAGAGAGCGCTACAACATCGAG GGCTCCGTTGCGATGGACTGTGTGTGCGCCACCTTCTGCACgccctgcgtttggtgtcaAATATCCAGAGAGATGCAGAGAAGGAAGCGCGACGTCGTCTTGGTTAACGCAAAAACCGTATGA